A stretch of the Tachyglossus aculeatus isolate mTacAcu1 chromosome 6, mTacAcu1.pri, whole genome shotgun sequence genome encodes the following:
- the BMP15 gene encoding bone morphogenetic protein 15 — MALLCFFFLVLLPWELALRGARVNPQSLAAAFELPFLQEMTGKTPKSSFTGQSLQYMRDLYYRSASPEGLPWENRTLGATSVRLVPASAWTGISTRGPWYVQSLEYPMAMDWERQILVRTAVVYPSVLRRSGTQFLCQVKAETRENKPNAVERAFQVVSTQSYKPTAWQESDITAYIRQRLRKARGWFSFWLHWECRRQRARGSFRTRWRGKANSDTPFLLLYFNDTQQGYQEVGTPLHRRVRQAGDAPGSRMEPKFCSLHPLQVTIKSLGWTNWVIAPDRLYPNYCQGLCPRILRKGLNSPNHAIIQNLVNELVNQRVPRPCCVPYQYSPISILLKEDNGTILYKEWKDMNAQSCTCR, encoded by the exons ATGgctctcctctgcttcttcttcttggtTCTGCTCCCGTGGGAGCTAGCGCTCAGGGGGGCCCGTGTGAATCCTCAGTCCCTGGCCGCTGCCTTTGAGCTGCCTTTCCTCCAGGAGATGACGGGCAAGACCCCAAAGAGCAGCTTTACCGGGCAGTCTCTGCAATACATGCGGGACTTATACTATCGCTCCGCTAGCCCGGAAGGGCTCCCGTGGGAGAATCGGACTCTGGGAGCCACTTCGGTCAGGCTGGTCCCCGCCTCGGCCTGGACCGGGATCTCCACCAGAG GGCCCTGGTACGTGCAGAGCCTGGAATACCCCATGGCGATGGACTGGGAGAGGCAGATCCTGGTGAGGACTGCCGTGGTTTATCCGTCCGTGCTGCGCAGGTCTGGCACCCAGTTCTTGTGTCAGGTGAAAGCCGAGACCCGGGAGAACAAGCCCAATGCCGTGGAGCGTGCGTTCCAAGTAGTCTCCACTCAGAGCTACAAGCCCACGGCCTGGCAGGAGTCGGACATCACGGCCTACATCCGGCAAAGGCTCCGGAAGGCCCGCGGCTGGTTCTCCTTCTGGCTGCATTGGGAGTGTCGAAGGCAGAGGGCGAGAGGCTCcttcaggaccaggtggagggggaaggccaACTCGGACACCCCCTTTCTCTTGCTCTACTTCAATGACACCCAGCAGGGCTACCAGGAGGTGGGAACGCCTCTCCACCGGAGGGTCCGTCAGGCTGGCGATGCCCCCGGGAGCAGGATGGAGCCGAAGTTCTGCTCCCTCCACCCTTTACAGGTCACCATAAAGTCGTTGGGCTGGACTAACTGGGTCATCGCCCCCGACAGGCTCTACCCCAACTACTGCCAGGGGCTCTGCCCTCGGATTCTGCGTAAGGGGCTCAACTCCCCCAACCACGCCATCATCCAGAACCTCGTGAACGAGCTGGTGAACCAGAGGGTGCCCCGGCCCTGTTGTGTCCCCTACCAGTACAGCCCGATCAGCATCTTGTTGAAGGAGGACAATGGGACCATCCTGTACAAGGAGTGGAAGGACATGAACGCCCAGTCCTGCACCTGCCGATGA